The following DNA comes from Notolabrus celidotus isolate fNotCel1 chromosome 12, fNotCel1.pri, whole genome shotgun sequence.
CAACCTTACAAAAGACAGAGATGCTTTCAGAGATGAAGGTGAAGCTCTGAAACAGTTGCAAAAAGCTCTGAAAGATGAGCTTGACCAACTGAAGACTCATTACAGTGACCTAACTGAGGAAAGAGACAAGCGTGATGCTCTAAATAATGAGCTTCAAGATCTGAAAGTTGAACAAGACAGACTGAAGACTCATTACAGTGACCTGACTGAGGAAAGAGACAAGCGTGATGCTCTAAATAATGAGCTTCAAGCTCTGAAAGTTGAACAAGACAGACTGAAGACTCAGTACAGTGACCTGACTCAGGAAAGAGACACTCTTAGAGACAAGGGAGAGGCTCTGAAAGACGAACTAGACCAACTCAAGACTTACTTCAGCAACCTCACCAAAGAGAGAGACACTCTCAGAGCTGAGAATGATATTCTGAAAAATGAGCAAAGTGCTCTTGAAGTTGAACAAAGTCAGCTCAGTATTCAATGCAGCAACCTGAGCAAAACCATGGATGCTCTGCAGAGCCAATACAACAGTGTGATTGCAAGTCGAAACCAGCTCCAAGAGGAAGTCAATGTGCTTAAAGTCAGACCAACAGGTAAGAAATGCATTTTGctaacaaataaaaactttttttatggtTCAGCTTGCATTGGATTCAAAGCTGAAATTAAAAAGGGTTGTGATGATCAACTAATGAGGCTAAAACTAGTTTAATGAGCTAGCTTGTGCTGATAACTCTGTTTCTACTTACAAGTCAGTTCATTCAGACCCATTAGCATTTatcaatacatttacattttgttaaaaATATTCCTTGTTGATCTGATATGTCTTGCATGTGCTCTTAAGAATAGCCAACCTTTGACTCCATCTTGAGTTGTTTTTATAAACCTGACTCATTGATTAAAACCAGTCTTAAATCTTATCTTCAGACCACCAAAACTCACttctttatttacatgtttctcTAGCTAGAACTTGCTCCCAAGGATGGACCATGTTCAACAACAAGTGCTACTATTTCTCTCCCAGTGGAACGGCAAAAACTTGGGAAGATAGCAGACAAGATTGTTCTTCCAGAGGAGGACAACTGACGATGCCAAAGACAAAAGTTGAACTGACTTTTGTGAGTAGAAATAACAAACGCACCTGGATCGGTCTGTCAGACAAGTCTCAGGAAGGCAGGTGGAAATGGGTGGATGGGACTGATAAAGTGAGTCAGGGATTCTGGAAACAAGGGGAGCCAAATGACGCTAATTCAAACGAGGACTGTGCTGAGGTTTCACAGGAGGAGGTGAAATTGAATGATGTACCTTGTAGTGTAAAATTTGCATGGGTGTGTGAGGCTTAAGGTTGAACTAGAGGCAGTGGTATGTATCAGGACTTCTTATTCTGTTATAAGATATATCACTGTAACATAAAAAATTACACTGAATCATCACAATACTTTTTTACTGTCCTAGCATGCTATAACCACTAATATGTAGCTGAATGTAatatcttgtgtgtttttacaaaCTTTTTTCATCTGATTTTAACATAAACAATAAAAGCATGAGTGCTGAAGAAAGAGCTGCAAGTATTCTGTTTCCAGTTTCATTACTCAAACATTGcaaacaaatacagtaaaagGACAGACTCGGTTTATCTAAGGCAGAATCCAATGCTACAGATGACTGTGTGGAATATAAAGACCCAATATGCTGTGGGAAGCAATGTCTGCAGGTTAAAGTGTTACACCCCTGCACAGTGTGCTGTAAGGGGAGAgatgggaaagaaagaaacacacgcTGTTGCTAGCTTTCATTCCACAATGTAATGAAGTCAATGCAGaataaacagacatttaaacatACATTTCTTTAACAGTGCCCTGCATCATATAACTAAATTGCATGTATGTCTCTAACACCATGCAActgctgataaaaacatgaGCATCTGTAGTCACTTCTATAATACAAACACTAAAATAACCTAACTCATTCGACTCTACATGGAACTATCTGACcacatacatatttattttaattatgatAACAGGTGTATagttttgtaaatgtttttttttttgcacttttcttACCTGAGGAGAGAAATGGGAAAGAATGAACCGCAGGCTGTTGTTGGCTTTTATTCCACAATATTATGAGCAGCCGCAAGGAACAGGCTCCCCCTACTGGCTAAAACCGGAagtgtccaaaaaaaaaaaaaaaaaagttcaacgTAATCAATAGATTACATTTTAATCCTAGCgaaattaattaatattttaacagttaacatattttaaagatgaattTAGACTGTTTATACCACATACTCTTATTCTAATTATACTGTTTTTATAACATGCTTATAACAgtgttttaaaccttttaaTGTTGTTGAATCCAGGTTAGGACCCACAGTACAGACACAAAATGGGGGCAAAGATGAAGTTTTGAAAACAGGTTTTAATGAGAGAACTTGCAGGTAGGGTTTAGGTTTCCAGTGTGCGTTATGGATGGTGAGTGGCTGGCTGTGGTTCTGGAGCTGGGCGTTTGGGTGTAGAAAAGTTGCTTGGAGATCTGGTCACACGTCACAGGGAGAGACAAAGTTAATTTCTTTCAAGGAAGaaaggagttaaaaaaaacacaattcaaTTGGGCCTGAGCTGAGTAGCTTGCTTGGTAAACAGATGATCCAAttgtaataatttgacatatcATGCCCATACATATCATGTTGACACTTAAGTACATGTGTTGCTATTAATCTAAAGTACTCAGTTTCATTAagttacatgtgtgtgtggtgcaagCGAAAGCTGATGAAAAACTTTGCACACTACTGTAAATAGACAACACTGTGATGAATAAAAAAGTCTTCATGTATTTGACAAGTCTCAAGAGGACAACTTTTGGAGTCACAAGTTTTGGCTTTTCGTGTCAACAGCCAATGAAACACAGATATAGTCGCTATAACTAGCTAGCATCAGGCATTTGGAGTGTGCCTAAAGTGTCTTAGTCTTACCTCTTAGTATTCTttccaaaaatgtgtttctcaaAGTTCCTCAGGGTTTAACTGAGGTTACCAAGAGACTGTGACGTCTAATGTTAAGTTCCAGGAACAGAGCTTGTTCCTCTTTTCCCTTGAGGAATGACATATATATCTGTCCCATTTCACTGCTGTTGAGGTTTTAATGTCTGGGCATGATCGGTTGGGagcgtgcctatgttcccacagccctatgttcccataTTTCTAAGATTGTTTTCAAAATTAGGCcctgtgttcctacatttcctttttcatgaATTTGTATCAGATTTTATCCTCCTTTCTCCCAATTTGGTAGCCAATTACACCCAACCTATTATCCAGTAGCAACATTTAATGTAAGTACACATTgttcttttaaataaacaaacacagaggccTTAAATTGAatggaaatgtaggaacacaagacttaatttgaaaatgtcctagaaatgtgggaacatagggctgacCCTGATACGTCAAGGTGGTTGTAATTGTTAGTTTCTAATAAGAAGTTCCAGGCTCTTGGAATTTTTACTTTCATAATGACATAAACTTGCATCATTGTCAAGTTTTGGGTGTTGTTCATCTCTCTGGCTCCACAATGAGAGACACTGATGGTGTGCAGTTCAATTTAATTAAAGCTTTCATAGATATTGTATGACCAAAAACTGCTGTTGCTATATTATATTCAACGAAAAGAATAGTTCCTTCTCCATGTCCTCTCTTTTTTATCAAGGACCATTGGATGTTCTGagtttttgtctctccctctgttaGTGTCCCATTTAAGATGTTTGATCCTGTCCCACTTTGTCCAATACCTCTTTTTGTGTTCGCGTGTCTCTCCCTTTGTATGTTAGTTTTCTTTGTGCCGTCTCTATAAATGTTTCTCACCATAGAAAGAGACAGACTTTAACTTTTTCTCTATTGCATGTCATTCTGTCCTAGAAGAGTgagcctcctctgctgctcttcctgAAGTCTCTTCCAAGTTTTACCCTCGGAGAATTTCTTAGACGGTGCTCTTTGATCGTAAAGACCTGACAGGGAAAGCTTACATTTGTCTAAATAAATACGATTGACTTGGAATCAGCACATGTACAAAAGTGCTCACATCCTGTTATTGTacacaggaagtaaaagcaGAGATTTTTTTGCTGACTTGGGCTGTCAGTGGCGCCATCCTTAAAGTCTCTGTCTACTATGCAACcgttttttttttgagtgcaaGCTGAAAGAAATACAGAAGACACAAAGTAAGATATGACCTGACGCTACCCAGTGCAACGCTAACATTATAACATTACAGCGAAACATTCAATTTTTACCTTAAAAATCATCAAACTTATGCAACACTACACTAAATCAACATATTAGgagattaaataaaacatgacaataAGTATTTGCAgacaaaaaatctgatttatacTAAAAACAAACTGATACTTGTAGGAAAAAGCTTGTTCAAgacgtgtgagtgtgtttgtgccaaatgttatctgaagttTGTCTCCCTTTGAATTTTAAATAGTCGCCAGGAAGCATATTCTTAATTGACTCTGCGTCCCCTTTTCAGGAAAAGGATCTGGTCCCAAAGCTCTTCAAGGTCCTTGCTCCACGGTTTGAGACTCCGTCAAATGGCTTCATCCTGGTTCCAGTGGTCCACATGCTCAAGTGTTTTTggacaagacactgaacccagaACTACTAGGGGCGATCTCCCTCCTGGTGCCCTTATGTTTGAAAAAGCCCAACTTTGTTTAAACGAACCCTTCACTGTGAATAAATCAGGAATTAGAAACACTGATCAATGTAATCTCTGAGCCACCTATTGCCCAGATTACCTTAAATTAAATCAGCCAACTCTTTTCACAGGCTAGAATCAGGCTTGTCATGCAACTACATTTTACAGATGTcagtaaaagaaagaagatggAGGAGAGTCAACAAAGAGTCTTCAAAATGCCCTTGGTACACCTCTGCCCTGTGTCATAGctagcagtgtgtgaatgctgATGGGCACTTAACattgcagcctctgccatcagtgtatgaatgtatgtgactgggtgaatgtgacaaaatGTAAAGTACTTTTAGTGGcaggagatttaaaaaagaagtgcTGCAGAATACAGAACATTTACCATTCATTTGTGCAtataaaagaaaagggaaaaaacaatGTGGCAAGTCAGAGGATTCAAGGATAGCAATATAACTATATTTAGTTTTCATACACAGAATGTGAAAATGGATTTAACTGCTTCTTAGATCCACTGTAACTCAAATGTTGTGTCATATATCTCAGATATGTGCGTTACTATTAGAGACTCCACCCTATGTGTTATTTCCCCAAAACCAAACGTGCCCTAACATGTATTTGCAGAATCAGCGAACTACTGATCTCAATAAAAACAGCCTTCTGCAACAATTGAAACTCTGTGCCAGAGTGACGGCTGGAAGGGTGGAAGACGCCACAAATCTGACAGATGTCCTCGACATTTAACGACAAAGCAGGGGAGTTTGGGGGAGATACTCGGTACCTGATGAATATTGATGATGGGTCAACAGGGGGAAGGCGACCTCTGGGTTTAGGTAAGAAAACAAACCTGATTACATTTTAACCAGCATGCAGTGATTGTGACAGAAAAGACTAAGAGTTGCATGATGAAATGataagacagaaagagaactaACTATTGATTATTTAACCCTGAAGAATTTGGATTCCTATGTATCCTTTGTTGTTGGTTTTCATTGCCTTAACATATAATTTCTTCTTCAGTGGGGTGGATcgcagctgctgctgtgtgtctggTGCTTCTTCTGCTGACAGTGATCTTGGTGGCACATAGTGAGTACAGCTTTAGCACAATAAGTCAAAAGTTTTCAACACTGAGTCTAAGAACGAGCAACATTATGTGATCATTTTGTTTTCTACAAATTTGAGTGCTTTCAGAGCAATATTTCCTCTTAACTCCCTTGGAACAGCTTAGAAGGATCAGTTTGAAACATCATTTTGAATCTGTccatctttgaaaacaaaaaactcaGTAAGAATGTCCCCatcatgtttgatttttgttgCAGATACCAGTGCTATCAACCGTTGGGACAGCAAGTATGAAAACCTGATTCACAACCTGACAAACCTGAGAGACAAGCAAGATGCTCCAAAAGATGGCCCTGACCAACAGAAAATAAGTCCCAGCAACCAAACTCAAGACAGTGATGCTCAAAGAGAAGATAGAGAGTCTGTAAGAAAGGAACTTGAGGCTCTGAAGGAGGAGAGACCAGCTCTGAAAGATGAGCGGGATCAACTGAAGATTCTCTCTGGCAACCTGACCGGATTCATAGATGGCCTCAAAGAAGAGCGAGAGGCTCTTCGAGGTGAGCGAGGGGCTCTCATAGCCGAGCGAGGTGCTCTGAAAGATGAGCGAGAGAATCTGCAGCTTCTAACCCTCAACTTGACCAGAGAAAGAGATGCTCTGACAGGCGAGAGAGGGGCCCTGGCGGCCGAGCGAGGGGCCCTCACAGCGGAGCGAGGTTCTCTGAAAGATGAGCAAGAGAACCTGAAGCTTCTAAACCTCAACTTGACCAGAGACAAAGATGCTCTCACAGGCGAGATAGATGCTTTAAGAGATGAGCGAGACCAACTGAAGACGCACAGCAGTAACCTGACAGCAGAgttggaggagctgcagagccAGTACAACAGAGTGGTTGGAACTCGTGACGTGCTTCAAGAGCAGCTCAATAACCTCTTACTCAATCATACAGGTAAGACATCTACTTCAGCACCAAGAGAGTTGGTTGAATCATGAAATGCATGAAAGACTGTTCCATTTAAGACAAATTATACAATGTGAGCTGAGGTGAAATTCTCTGCTGGTCTTGGGTACTGATGAATCAGGCAGCTCAGTGAAATCCTCTCCTgtctgttaaatgttaaacagaAGTCCCTCTATGGAA
Coding sequences within:
- the LOC117823062 gene encoding CD209 antigen-like protein D, with the translated sequence MSTTFNDMPEEVRGQMSIDDGSRNRGRPQSLVWWIGAAVVCLVFHLLTVIFVANNTSAVNRWDTKSGHLMCNLTKDRDAFRDEGEALKQLQKALKDELDQLKTHYSDLTEERDKRDALNNELQDLKVEQDRLKTHYSDLTEERDKRDALNNELQALKVEQDRLKTQYSDLTQERDTLRDKGEALKDELDQLKTYFSNLTKERDTLRAENDILKNEQSALEVEQSQLSIQCSNLSKTMDALQSQYNSVIASRNQLQEEVNVLKVRPTARTCSQGWTMFNNKCYYFSPSGTAKTWEDSRQDCSSRGGQLTMPKTKVELTFVSRNNKRTWIGLSDKSQEGRWKWVDGTDKVSQGFWKQGEPNDANSNEDCAEVSQEEVKLNDVPCSVKFAWVCEA
- the LOC117823013 gene encoding C-type lectin domain family 4 member M-like codes for the protein MSSTFNDKAGEFGGDTRYLMNIDDGSTGGRRPLGLVGWIAAAAVCLVLLLLTVILVAHNTSAINRWDSKYENLIHNLTNLRDKQDAPKDGPDQQKISPSNQTQDSDAQREDRESVRKELEALKEERPALKDERDQLKILSGNLTGFIDGLKEEREALRGERGALIAERGALKDERENLQLLTLNLTRERDALTGERGALAAERGALTAERGSLKDEQENLKLLNLNLTRDKDALTGEIDALRDERDQLKTHSSNLTAELEELQSQYNRVVGTRDVLQEQLNNLLLNHTVETCLPGWLLFQKKCYYFSPEGQLKTWEDSKQNCKSKGGILVMPKTKAELTFVSKGNSYTWIGLSDRATESKWLWEDGTNMESQGFWKDGEPNNAGDEDCAEISRSEMKLNDAPCIKQFSWACEAESLVNNPNQS